From one Streptomyces sp. NBC_01478 genomic stretch:
- a CDS encoding LLM class F420-dependent oxidoreductase, translated as MSGLVYGIQLPVQSQSTIYAEPWEADAGPADLVEIARAADRSGFGYIASCDHVGVPRRLAAAMSTIWYDPVATLSYLAGVTEHVQLLSHVAVVGLRHPLISAKQYATLDHLSGGRLLLGVGAGHVQEEFEALGVDFERRGPVLDESIDALRAALGPDEFPEHHGKLYDFEGLGQRPRPAQEHVPLWVGGSSPAAVRRAALKGDGWLPQGDPRAKLPAQIERIRRLREEASIQEPFVFGAITEPLYVGAPGWEVGRRTLTGAPEVLAESLRAYGAMGVDQIQVRFRCRDRAELTDQISEFGSEVGPLL; from the coding sequence ATGAGCGGCCTCGTCTACGGCATCCAACTGCCCGTCCAGTCCCAGAGCACCATCTACGCCGAACCCTGGGAGGCCGACGCGGGCCCCGCCGACCTCGTGGAGATAGCCAGGGCCGCCGACCGGTCCGGCTTCGGCTACATCGCGAGCTGCGACCACGTGGGCGTCCCGCGCCGCCTCGCCGCCGCCATGAGCACGATCTGGTACGACCCCGTCGCCACCCTCTCCTACCTCGCGGGGGTCACCGAACACGTCCAACTCCTCAGCCATGTCGCGGTCGTGGGCCTGCGCCACCCCCTGATCAGCGCCAAGCAGTACGCCACCCTCGACCACCTGAGCGGGGGCCGGCTGCTCCTCGGGGTCGGCGCCGGGCACGTACAGGAGGAGTTCGAGGCGCTCGGGGTCGACTTCGAGCGCCGCGGGCCCGTCCTCGACGAGTCGATCGACGCCTTGCGCGCCGCCCTCGGCCCCGACGAATTCCCCGAGCACCACGGCAAGTTGTACGACTTCGAGGGGCTCGGGCAGCGGCCCCGTCCCGCGCAAGAACACGTCCCGCTCTGGGTCGGCGGGTCGTCGCCCGCCGCCGTACGCCGGGCCGCGCTCAAGGGCGACGGCTGGCTCCCGCAGGGCGACCCGCGCGCGAAGCTCCCCGCGCAGATCGAGCGGATCCGGCGACTGCGCGAAGAGGCGTCCATCCAGGAGCCGTTCGTGTTCGGGGCCATCACCGAGCCGCTGTACGTCGGCGCACCGGGGTGGGAGGTCGGGCGGCGCACGCTCACCGGCGCGCCCGAGGTCCTCGCCGAGTCGCTGCGGGCCTACGGCGCGATGGGCGTGGACCAGATACAGGTGCGGTTCCGCTGCCGCGACCGCGCCGAACTCACCGACCAGATAAGCGAGTTCGGGTCCGAGGTGGGGCCGCTGCTCTGA
- a CDS encoding response regulator transcription factor → MRSSQRLVVALASAGRTWPHKDWPPPDDPYVSGVLHVSPPYDGLAETTADVVVLHCEDPAVSFPGLLDVLRAQSVPTLVVSPRQDTEAVVEVFRAGAGYLVEGDHCPEMMSSAMVAATVGHTYLSPSACDALREGARRMAATDDTMQRLRALLSPREQQIMELLSTGLGARQIGQRLRLSEKTVRNNLSNIYAKLDARSGTDAVLRWLGTTPVLRT, encoded by the coding sequence GTGCGATCCTCCCAGCGATTAGTGGTCGCTCTGGCCTCCGCCGGCCGCACCTGGCCGCACAAGGACTGGCCGCCCCCGGACGATCCGTACGTGAGCGGTGTCCTGCATGTCTCCCCGCCCTACGACGGGCTGGCGGAGACCACCGCGGACGTCGTCGTGCTGCACTGCGAGGACCCGGCCGTGTCCTTTCCGGGGCTGCTGGACGTGCTCCGCGCCCAGAGCGTCCCGACGCTCGTGGTCAGTCCGCGCCAGGACACCGAAGCGGTGGTCGAGGTGTTCCGGGCCGGGGCGGGCTATCTGGTCGAGGGCGACCACTGCCCCGAGATGATGTCCTCGGCGATGGTGGCGGCCACCGTCGGGCACACCTACCTCTCCCCGTCGGCCTGCGACGCCCTGCGGGAGGGGGCCCGGCGGATGGCCGCGACCGACGACACGATGCAGCGGCTGCGCGCGCTGCTCTCGCCCCGCGAGCAGCAGATCATGGAGCTGCTCTCGACCGGCCTGGGCGCACGGCAGATCGGGCAGCGACTACGGCTGAGCGAGAAGACCGTCCGCAACAACCTCAGCAACATCTACGCCAAGCTCGACGCCAGGAGCGGCACGGACGCGGTTCTGCGCTGGCTGGGAACCACGCCCGTGCTTCGCACCTGA
- a CDS encoding amidohydrolase family protein, translating to MSAMDTQTTAPTPLPPIISVDDHTVEPADVWQHRLPKKYLDTGPRVVRAPLKEMTFLGGRFKPVMGEPGDDGPIGDWWVYEDLHRPLTRLDTAVGYSRDEIKLEVITYEQMRPGSFDVPARLADMDVNHVQSALCFPTFPRFCGQTFTEAADRELGLLCVRAYNDWMVEEWCGPDAHGRLIPLPLIPLWDPELAAAEVRRNAARGTRAVAFSEIPPHLGLPSIHTDDWDPFLAACAETQTVIAMHIGSSSRMPSTSADAPPAVGSTITFANCCYSMVDWLMSGKFERFPELKVMYAEGQIGWIPYILERADVVWEENRAWGGVADKVHRPPSELFTEHVYGCFFDDAFGLRNLDAIGVGNVLYETDYPHSDSTWPKSREVGEAQMGHLAPDVVERIVRGNAIDLLGLTPDGLWEASA from the coding sequence GTGAGCGCCATGGACACCCAGACCACCGCCCCGACCCCCCTTCCGCCGATCATCTCCGTCGACGACCACACCGTGGAGCCCGCCGACGTCTGGCAGCACCGGCTGCCCAAGAAGTACCTGGACACCGGCCCCCGTGTGGTCCGCGCGCCACTGAAGGAAATGACCTTCCTGGGCGGCCGGTTCAAGCCCGTCATGGGCGAGCCCGGCGACGACGGACCCATCGGCGACTGGTGGGTCTACGAGGACCTGCACCGCCCCCTCACCCGCCTCGACACCGCCGTCGGCTACAGCAGGGACGAGATCAAGCTCGAAGTCATCACTTACGAGCAGATGCGTCCGGGCTCCTTCGACGTCCCGGCCCGGCTCGCCGACATGGACGTCAACCACGTCCAGTCCGCGCTCTGTTTCCCCACCTTCCCGCGCTTCTGCGGCCAGACCTTCACCGAGGCCGCCGACCGCGAACTCGGCCTCCTCTGCGTCCGCGCCTACAACGACTGGATGGTGGAGGAGTGGTGCGGCCCCGACGCGCACGGCCGCCTCATACCGCTCCCCCTCATCCCGCTCTGGGACCCGGAGTTGGCCGCCGCGGAGGTCCGCCGCAACGCGGCCCGCGGCACCCGCGCCGTCGCCTTCTCCGAGATACCCCCGCACCTCGGCCTGCCCTCCATCCACACCGACGACTGGGACCCGTTCCTCGCCGCCTGCGCCGAGACCCAGACCGTCATCGCCATGCACATCGGCTCCAGCAGCCGGATGCCCTCCACCTCGGCGGACGCCCCGCCGGCCGTCGGCTCCACGATCACCTTCGCCAACTGCTGCTATTCCATGGTGGATTGGCTGATGAGCGGCAAGTTCGAACGCTTCCCCGAGCTCAAAGTCATGTACGCCGAGGGCCAGATCGGCTGGATCCCCTACATCCTGGAGCGCGCCGACGTGGTCTGGGAGGAGAACCGCGCCTGGGGCGGCGTCGCCGACAAGGTCCACCGCCCGCCGTCGGAACTGTTCACCGAGCACGTCTACGGCTGCTTCTTCGACGACGCGTTCGGGCTGCGCAACCTGGACGCCATCGGCGTCGGCAATGTGCTGTACGAGACCGACTACCCCCACTCGGACTCGACATGGCCCAAGTCCCGCGAGGTCGGCGAGGCACAGATGGGGCACCTGGCACCGGACGTGGTCGAGCGGATCGTAAGGGGCAACGCGATCGACCTGCTGGGCCTGACACCGGACGGCCTGTGGGAAGCGTCCGCATGA